The proteins below come from a single Methyloprofundus sedimenti genomic window:
- the cas2 gene encoding CRISPR-associated endonuclease Cas2: MMILVTYDVSFKNDSGPNRLRRMAKLCLKYGQRVQYSVFEIEVDMAQWTKLKNELITVMDESVDSLRIYYLGNNWERRVEHIGAKEVLDLNGLLLL, encoded by the coding sequence ATGATGATTTTAGTCACTTACGATGTTAGTTTTAAAAATGATTCAGGGCCAAATCGCCTGCGTAGAATGGCCAAATTATGTCTTAAATATGGACAACGAGTTCAATATTCTGTATTTGAAATTGAGGTGGATATGGCGCAATGGACAAAACTAAAAAATGAATTAATAACGGTTATGGATGAATCAGTAGATAGTTTAAGAATTTATTATTTGGGTAATAATTGGGAACGTCGAGTTGAGCATATTGGTGCTAAAGAGGTATTAGATTTAAATGGTTTGTTATTACTGTAA
- the cas1c gene encoding type I-C CRISPR-associated endonuclease Cas1c — MRPLRNVIYIQTQNSWLHKDNDNLVLKVEKETKARVPIHKLQGLVCFGQVTISPYLMAHCAENGITITFLNMFGKYLARVEGPVSGNVLLRRTQHLTGHSIEKSVAIAQTMLTGKLYNQRYVIRRYCRDYGEQISDKNVLAQLQTAEKRLTRCLTQLSDCKGIDTLMGREGEAAQVYFGVFKHLIRQPDFEFDTRRRRPPTDPVNALLSFCYTLLTHDCRSALETTGLDPASGFLHQLRSGRPSLALDLAEEFRPMVDRFVLSLINRKQLFIKDFETLPNGSVTLKEEPRRTLLAAWQDRKQDTLLHPWFEETVPIGLLPWLQAQVLARFLRGDCDSYVPFLWK; from the coding sequence ATGCGACCTTTACGCAACGTCATTTATATTCAAACGCAAAACTCTTGGTTACACAAAGACAATGACAATCTGGTCTTAAAAGTAGAAAAGGAAACTAAAGCGCGTGTACCCATTCATAAATTACAAGGTTTAGTCTGTTTTGGCCAAGTCACCATTTCACCTTATCTCATGGCGCACTGTGCCGAAAACGGTATCACTATTACCTTTTTAAATATGTTTGGTAAATATTTAGCGAGAGTTGAGGGGCCGGTTAGTGGCAATGTGTTGTTACGCAGAACACAACATTTAACGGGTCATAGTATAGAGAAAAGCGTTGCCATTGCTCAAACGATGCTGACAGGAAAACTATATAACCAACGTTATGTTATTAGGCGATATTGTCGTGATTATGGGGAACAAATAAGTGATAAAAACGTTTTGGCTCAATTGCAAACAGCAGAAAAACGACTCACTCGTTGTTTAACACAATTAAGCGATTGCAAAGGCATAGATACCTTAATGGGGCGTGAAGGAGAAGCCGCGCAAGTGTATTTTGGCGTTTTTAAGCATCTGATACGTCAACCTGACTTTGAATTTGATACTAGAAGACGAAGGCCACCCACTGATCCTGTTAATGCTTTATTATCATTTTGTTACACATTGCTGACACATGACTGCCGTTCTGCATTGGAAACAACAGGACTTGATCCTGCCAGTGGGTTTTTACATCAATTACGCAGTGGTCGTCCTTCTTTAGCATTAGATCTAGCAGAAGAGTTTAGACCGATGGTTGACCGGTTTGTCTTGTCGTTGATTAATAGAAAGCAACTGTTCATTAAGGATTTTGAAACTTTACCTAATGGATCAGTTACGTTAAAAGAAGAACCTCGCAGAACATTATTAGCAGCATGGCAAGATCGTAAACAGGATACCTTGCTACATCCGTGGTTTGAAGAAACTGTACCGATAGGTTTATTACCTTGGTTGCAGGCTCAAGTGTTAGCACGGTTTTTGAGAGGTGATTGCGATAGTTATGTGCCATTTTTGTGGAAATAG
- the cas4 gene encoding CRISPR-associated protein Cas4 has protein sequence MQTFEPIFLSRLQHYLFCPRQFALIELEGVWAENQWTAEGQVLHKKVNQPDQQKRGAIRTAWALRLANEELGIEGIADVVEYHKQENGTEIPYPIEYKRGKPKTHRADEVQLCAQALCLEEMHGITVPDGALFYGEVRRRTAVVFDTELRNLTQETIAACRMIVQTKLTPKAIYKSKKCSRCSLIDQCHPKGFHKSAAAWLAEQIKED, from the coding sequence ATGCAAACGTTTGAGCCTATTTTTCTCTCACGCCTCCAACACTACCTGTTCTGTCCAAGACAGTTCGCCCTGATCGAACTTGAAGGCGTTTGGGCAGAAAACCAATGGACGGCAGAAGGGCAAGTGTTGCACAAAAAAGTCAATCAGCCAGACCAACAAAAACGCGGTGCGATTCGTACCGCGTGGGCGTTACGTTTGGCAAACGAAGAACTGGGAATTGAAGGTATTGCCGATGTCGTGGAATATCACAAACAAGAAAACGGCACAGAAATACCCTATCCGATTGAATATAAACGCGGCAAGCCAAAGACACACCGAGCCGATGAAGTGCAATTATGCGCTCAAGCGCTCTGTTTGGAAGAAATGCACGGCATAACTGTACCCGATGGAGCCTTGTTTTATGGTGAAGTACGTCGCCGCACCGCTGTGGTTTTTGATACTGAATTACGTAACTTAACACAAGAAACCATCGCGGCTTGTCGAATGATTGTACAAACTAAGCTCACACCTAAAGCCATCTATAAGTCAAAAAAATGTAGCCGTTGCTCGCTAATTGATCAATGCCATCCAAAAGGTTTTCATAAATCAGCGGCGGCATGGTTAGCTGAACAGATCAAAGAGGATTAA
- the cas7c gene encoding type I-C CRISPR-associated protein Cas7/Csd2 — protein sequence MTALNNRYEFVLLFDIKDGNPNGDPDAGNMPRLDPETNQGLVTDVCLKRKIRNYVELTQGDNAGYAIYMQEKAVLNNQNKLAYEAQGLKHVAKKLPNKAEQAQSLTKFMCDQFFDVRTFGAVMSTEVNTGTVRGAVQIAFARSIDPVFPQEISITRMAVTNEKDVEKERTMGRKHIIPYGLYRVHGFISAALAEKTGFSEEDLELLWKSLTEMFEHDHSAARGEMASQKLIIFKHADKLGSAPAHKLFDLIKVTAKNPDVPARHFSDYNVEINPENVSINGVEIIDYANV from the coding sequence ATGACCGCACTCAACAACCGCTACGAATTTGTTTTATTGTTTGATATTAAAGATGGCAATCCCAATGGCGACCCGGACGCGGGCAATATGCCGCGTTTAGACCCTGAGACCAATCAAGGGCTAGTTACCGATGTATGTTTAAAACGCAAAATTCGCAATTATGTGGAACTGACGCAAGGTGACAATGCAGGTTACGCAATTTATATGCAAGAAAAAGCCGTTTTGAATAATCAGAATAAACTGGCTTATGAAGCACAAGGTTTAAAGCATGTCGCAAAAAAATTGCCAAATAAGGCGGAGCAAGCTCAGTCTTTAACAAAATTCATGTGTGACCAGTTTTTTGATGTCCGTACCTTTGGCGCAGTAATGAGTACCGAAGTCAATACAGGCACAGTACGAGGCGCAGTTCAAATTGCATTCGCGCGTTCCATTGACCCTGTGTTTCCACAAGAAATTTCCATCACTCGCATGGCAGTCACCAACGAAAAAGACGTTGAAAAAGAACGCACGATGGGGCGCAAACATATTATTCCTTATGGCTTGTATCGTGTTCACGGATTTATTTCAGCAGCATTGGCTGAAAAAACAGGTTTTAGTGAAGAAGATTTAGAGTTGTTATGGAAATCATTGACTGAAATGTTTGAACACGACCATTCTGCGGCACGCGGCGAGATGGCAAGTCAAAAACTCATCATCTTCAAACACGCGGATAAATTGGGCAGTGCACCAGCGCATAAACTGTTTGACCTAATCAAAGTGACGGCTAAAAACCCAGACGTTCCAGCCCGCCATTTTAGTGACTACAACGTTGAAATTAATCCTGAAAATGTATCAATCAACGGTGTTGAAATCATAGATTATGCAAACGTTTGA
- the cas8c gene encoding type I-C CRISPR-associated protein Cas8c/Csd1 gives MILQALVNYYERLTKKDNVLPAYGWSAEQISYCIVLNDDGSIHHIDDIRLAQQVKNKTTYQPLSLIVPAFPEGKTSGVKANYSWDNTAYVLGVSEKPNKLDEKYQLFWKQVQELDATHSKALQVLQKFPAFWDIHKQEYADWNTKDFFEKNIIFRVLSLGNQFVHDCDEFKKQWQSILDLYMGDLSSGQCLIEGKMAQIANSHKTIKGVDKAQSSGAFIVSFNKSSFESYGLKSGKNASVGTIAAFKYVTALNHLLRRGEHNKQRLKIGDTITVFWAESANKQTEVEAEEDFLGNLINSTSEETASPTDGQETQSLATVLQQVAQGIPLQKLRPDLNPATKFYVLGISPNAARLAIRFWYATTLDEMARHIGLHYQDLHLEPQFGNGLPEIWKLTYATAPIYTDNGKQKTDAEKISPQLAGNLARAIFTGQLYPQSLLSQVLVRIRLDGIVSSIRVSLCKAVINRDIRLSKKNHQEIPMSLDIEEKNPAYRMGRLFAVIEEMQKKALGEEIKATIRDRYWGAASATPALVFPMLERNMMNHLSKIRKTDSYPYGKDKKITGQKLANSLDWQIGQIKEGMETSYPKNLNLQDQGRFAIGYYHQRFTRKIKTKTGEEIDNPVTGDSEVPAQNTDVPA, from the coding sequence ATGATTCTTCAAGCGTTAGTTAATTATTATGAACGGCTTACCAAGAAGGACAATGTGCTTCCCGCTTACGGTTGGAGTGCAGAGCAAATAAGCTATTGCATTGTGTTAAATGATGATGGTTCTATTCATCACATTGATGATATACGCCTTGCACAGCAGGTTAAAAATAAAACGACTTATCAACCGCTGTCACTTATTGTGCCTGCCTTTCCTGAAGGTAAAACATCAGGGGTCAAAGCTAATTATAGCTGGGATAACACAGCTTACGTTTTAGGTGTTTCTGAAAAGCCCAATAAATTGGATGAAAAATATCAACTTTTTTGGAAGCAAGTGCAGGAGCTTGATGCTACACATTCTAAAGCGTTACAAGTGCTACAAAAATTCCCTGCTTTTTGGGATATTCATAAACAAGAGTATGCCGATTGGAATACCAAAGATTTTTTCGAGAAGAACATTATTTTTCGGGTGTTGAGTTTAGGCAATCAGTTTGTTCATGATTGTGATGAATTTAAAAAACAATGGCAGAGTATTCTTGATCTCTATATGGGAGATCTTTCGAGTGGACAGTGCTTGATTGAGGGTAAAATGGCACAGATCGCCAATTCACATAAAACTATCAAAGGGGTTGATAAAGCACAATCTTCAGGCGCTTTTATTGTTTCATTTAACAAAAGTTCTTTCGAGTCTTATGGATTAAAAAGTGGTAAAAATGCCAGTGTCGGCACAATAGCAGCTTTTAAATATGTGACCGCGCTAAATCATCTATTGCGTCGAGGCGAACATAACAAACAACGTTTAAAAATTGGCGATACAATAACAGTTTTTTGGGCAGAATCCGCTAATAAACAAACTGAAGTAGAAGCCGAAGAAGATTTTTTAGGTAATCTAATTAATTCTACTTCCGAAGAAACCGCCAGCCCTACCGATGGACAAGAAACCCAAAGTTTAGCCACGGTATTACAGCAAGTCGCACAAGGCATTCCTTTACAAAAACTTCGCCCTGACCTTAACCCCGCGACTAAATTTTATGTTTTAGGTATTTCACCCAATGCTGCTCGTCTTGCGATTCGCTTTTGGTATGCCACAACTTTAGACGAAATGGCACGACATATTGGGCTGCATTACCAAGATTTACACCTTGAACCGCAATTCGGTAATGGCTTACCTGAAATTTGGAAGCTCACTTATGCGACTGCACCTATTTATACCGACAACGGCAAACAAAAAACGGATGCAGAGAAAATTTCACCACAATTGGCGGGCAATCTTGCGCGTGCCATTTTTACAGGACAACTTTATCCGCAAAGTCTGTTATCACAAGTGTTAGTGCGAATTCGCTTAGATGGCATAGTGAGTTCAATTCGCGTTTCACTTTGTAAAGCGGTGATTAACCGTGACATTCGTTTGAGTAAAAAAAACCATCAGGAGATACCCATGAGTTTAGATATTGAAGAAAAAAATCCAGCTTACCGTATGGGGCGGTTGTTTGCCGTGATTGAAGAGATGCAAAAAAAAGCATTAGGGGAAGAAATTAAAGCCACGATTCGCGACCGTTATTGGGGGGCGGCTTCAGCCACGCCCGCGCTGGTTTTTCCGATGTTAGAACGTAATATGATGAATCATCTGTCCAAAATCCGAAAAACAGATTCTTATCCCTACGGTAAAGATAAAAAAATAACGGGGCAAAAGTTAGCCAATTCTCTGGATTGGCAAATCGGGCAAATTAAGGAAGGAATGGAAACCTCCTATCCTAAAAATTTGAATTTGCAAGACCAAGGGCGGTTTGCGATTGGCTATTATCATCAACGTTTCACGCGCAAAATAAAAACGAAAACGGGTGAAGAAATTGATAATCCTGTCACTGGAGATAGCGAAGTTCCAGCGCAAAATACTGACGTACCAGCATAA
- the cas5c gene encoding type I-C CRISPR-associated protein Cas5c: MSKGIILKVWGDNACFTRPEMKVERVSYDVITPSAARGIVEAIHWKPAIRWIIDRIHVLNPICFENIRRNEVADMISQDKVKQAMNRGNLSELIYHVDDGKNRQQRAAVILKNVCYVIEAHFELTEHAEASDNEGKHIDMFRRRARNGQCFYQPYLGTREFTANFELIEDRTAIPRCHEQLNGEKDLGWMLWDIDFKNGMTPHFFRASMTNGIITIPSQKEIIL; the protein is encoded by the coding sequence ATGAGCAAAGGCATTATTTTAAAGGTCTGGGGCGATAATGCCTGTTTTACCCGGCCTGAAATGAAAGTAGAGCGTGTTTCTTACGATGTCATAACTCCTTCCGCCGCACGCGGTATTGTAGAGGCAATTCATTGGAAACCTGCGATTCGGTGGATTATCGACCGCATTCATGTTTTAAATCCGATTTGTTTTGAAAACATCCGCCGTAATGAAGTGGCAGACATGATAAGCCAAGATAAAGTGAAACAAGCTATGAATAGAGGCAATCTTTCCGAGTTAATTTATCATGTTGATGATGGTAAAAATCGGCAACAACGCGCGGCGGTAATTTTAAAAAATGTCTGTTATGTGATTGAAGCACATTTTGAACTCACAGAACATGCTGAAGCATCCGATAACGAAGGCAAACACATTGATATGTTTAGGCGCAGAGCCAGAAACGGACAATGTTTTTATCAGCCCTATCTAGGGACGCGCGAATTTACAGCTAATTTTGAATTAATTGAAGACCGCACCGCAATTCCGCGCTGTCATGAACAGCTTAACGGCGAAAAAGATTTAGGTTGGATGCTCTGGGATATTGATTTTAAAAATGGCATGACCCCTCATTTTTTTCGTGCCAGCATGACCAACGGCATTATCACCATACCTAGCCAGAAGGAGATTATTTTATGA
- the cas3 gene encoding CRISPR-associated helicase Cas3': MMNQLADNEEIKNIFYAHSTERSDKNDWQPLKQHLVNVGELTEGFAAAFNCAEYGKIAGLLHDLGKYTVEFQQRLEGKHPRVDHATWGAKIALDKYGNGGYFMAYSIAGHHAGLANGDYREDKKLTPLKQRCDNPNLPILNSVWQTEIDPLLPQKLSTPPLKIKNYFQVSFLFRMIFSCLVDADRLDTEKFCQIAENKPLSARGQYPSITELKTQFDQSLNAFQQNDIDINQKRSAILSTVRHNAKTFNPSSSGLFSLTVPTGGGKTLTSMAFALDHAETYQKRRIIYVIPFTSIIEQNAEVFRKQFGENHQHAIIEHHSAFNDVDIKNPDSRTKLKMAMENWDAPIIVTTAVQFMESLFSNRPSECRKLHRIANSVIILDEAQTLPLDLLRPCMAAIDELAKNYACSIVLCTATQPALLEKEDGFKGGFQNVRELAQSDSINPEQLYKDFQRVSVSHIGELDDAAIIQCLRNEEQILCIVNTRRQAQLLYQGIVDLEGSFHLSTYMCAVHRKAVLKIIREALDAGKPCRVVSTSLIEAGVDVDFPLVMRSDAGLDSIAQAAGRCNREGKNKKEDSHVWIFTAKDHKPPNELETYASKMKEVMDIAEFKDDLLGISAIKEYFSRVYWQKETGQNSELDKHNILKTLQDSNIKNLPFDWMAQKFKMISTTMKTVIVPYDDVAKDCIEQLKNLPEWESVGKLARNLQVYTISVPQHLTGELIKIKALQYVQPERFGDQFLVLESGNMYDKNIGFNSEANPLLINGEECIL, from the coding sequence ATGATGAATCAACTTGCCGATAATGAAGAAATCAAAAATATTTTTTATGCACACTCTACCGAACGAAGTGATAAAAATGATTGGCAACCGTTAAAGCAACATCTCGTGAATGTAGGTGAACTTACAGAAGGATTTGCAGCCGCTTTTAATTGCGCAGAATATGGCAAAATAGCGGGGCTGTTGCATGATTTAGGGAAATATACAGTAGAGTTTCAGCAGCGGCTTGAAGGTAAACATCCACGCGTTGACCATGCTACATGGGGTGCAAAAATTGCACTTGATAAATACGGTAATGGTGGCTATTTCATGGCTTATTCTATAGCTGGGCATCATGCGGGGCTTGCCAATGGTGATTATCGTGAAGATAAAAAACTTACGCCATTAAAACAACGCTGTGATAATCCTAATTTGCCTATTTTAAATTCAGTATGGCAAACTGAAATTGATCCGTTGTTACCTCAAAAACTATCCACTCCACCTTTAAAAATCAAAAATTATTTTCAAGTGTCTTTTTTATTCCGCATGATCTTTTCGTGCTTGGTGGATGCTGATAGACTCGACACTGAAAAATTTTGCCAAATTGCAGAAAATAAACCGTTGTCAGCACGAGGACAATACCCAAGTATTACGGAATTAAAAACTCAATTTGACCAGTCTCTCAATGCTTTCCAGCAAAATGACATCGATATAAATCAAAAACGTAGCGCCATTTTATCCACTGTGCGACACAATGCCAAAACGTTTAATCCAAGTTCATCAGGTTTATTCAGTTTAACTGTGCCAACAGGCGGCGGCAAAACGTTGACTTCAATGGCATTCGCCCTTGATCATGCCGAAACCTATCAAAAAAGGCGCATTATTTATGTCATTCCATTTACCAGCATTATTGAACAAAACGCGGAGGTTTTTCGTAAGCAGTTTGGAGAAAACCATCAGCACGCCATTATTGAACATCACAGTGCATTTAATGACGTTGACATTAAAAATCCCGACAGCAGAACCAAGTTAAAAATGGCAATGGAGAATTGGGACGCGCCGATTATTGTCACAACGGCGGTTCAATTTATGGAATCGTTATTTTCTAATCGTCCCAGTGAGTGCCGTAAATTACACCGCATTGCCAATAGCGTCATAATTTTAGACGAAGCGCAAACCTTGCCTTTAGACTTATTACGCCCTTGTATGGCAGCGATTGATGAACTGGCTAAAAATTATGCTTGTTCAATTGTGTTATGTACTGCGACACAGCCTGCTTTGCTAGAGAAGGAAGACGGCTTCAAAGGCGGTTTTCAAAATGTGCGCGAATTAGCTCAATCGGACAGTATTAATCCAGAGCAGCTCTACAAAGATTTTCAGCGTGTTTCTGTGTCACATATCGGTGAGTTAGATGATGCGGCAATTATTCAATGCTTGCGCAACGAAGAACAAATTCTCTGTATCGTCAACACAAGGAGGCAAGCGCAATTGCTTTATCAGGGCATAGTTGATTTAGAAGGTTCATTTCATTTATCAACCTATATGTGTGCGGTGCATCGTAAAGCTGTTTTAAAAATAATTCGTGAGGCTTTAGATGCAGGCAAACCTTGCCGCGTGGTTTCAACCTCCTTAATTGAAGCAGGCGTGGATGTGGATTTTCCACTCGTCATGCGTTCTGATGCGGGTTTAGATTCGATTGCACAAGCCGCGGGGCGTTGTAATCGTGAAGGTAAAAATAAAAAAGAAGACAGTCACGTTTGGATTTTTACCGCAAAAGATCATAAGCCACCGAATGAATTAGAAACTTATGCCAGTAAAATGAAAGAAGTCATGGATATAGCGGAATTTAAGGACGACCTATTAGGGATATCAGCAATTAAAGAGTATTTCTCTCGTGTTTATTGGCAAAAAGAAACCGGGCAGAACAGTGAATTAGATAAACATAATATTTTAAAAACACTTCAGGACAGCAATATTAAAAACTTACCATTTGATTGGATGGCACAAAAATTCAAAATGATTAGCACGACGATGAAAACCGTCATTGTGCCATATGACGATGTTGCTAAAGATTGCATTGAACAATTGAAAAACTTGCCTGAATGGGAAAGTGTTGGGAAATTAGCGCGAAACTTACAAGTTTATACGATTTCTGTTCCGCAACATTTAACTGGTGAATTAATTAAAATTAAAGCATTGCAATATGTTCAGCCTGAACGCTTTGGCGACCAATTCTTGGTTTTGGAAAGCGGTAATATGTATGACAAAAATATCGGCTTTAATTCTGAAGCGAATCCGTTGTTGATAAATGGCGAAGAGTGCATTTTGTAA
- a CDS encoding WGR domain-containing protein — protein sequence MNRAYLEQYDNDKNMHRFYQMHVTPGLFNEWSLIREWGRVGSPGTVRKD from the coding sequence ATGAACCGCGCGTACCTGGAGCAATACGATAACGACAAAAACATGCATCGGTTTTATCAAATGCATGTTACACCAGGTCTGTTTAATGAATGGTCATTAATACGAGAATGGGGAAGAGTCGGATCTCCTGGAACCGTTCGTAAAGATTGA
- a CDS encoding tyrosine-type recombinase/integrase, producing MPLPESFGRILAIAIADKYREEYLFAKKTGGKLVGQHAARAYLKKLVDKAGIDKKITAHKLRHTYATRLLEKDVHLIDIQALLGHESIATTQIYTHAGQERLSKLVADI from the coding sequence TTGCCACTTCCAGAGTCTTTTGGCCGGATACTAGCTATCGCTATAGCTGATAAATACCGCGAAGAATATTTGTTTGCTAAAAAAACTGGCGGCAAACTTGTTGGCCAGCACGCAGCACGGGCTTATTTAAAGAAGCTCGTGGATAAAGCCGGTATCGATAAAAAAATCACAGCACATAAATTAAGGCATACTTATGCCACGAGATTGCTGGAAAAAGATGTACATCTGATCGATATTCAGGCTTTGTTGGGGCATGAAAGTATTGCCACCACGCAGATTTATACGCATGCTGGGCAGGAGCGGTTGAGTAAGTTGGTGGCGGATATATAA
- a CDS encoding DUF6794 domain-containing protein yields MTKTPETVTDAVELLLSILNNEQKLNIAAMKEDGLIDLHFGLGMRNWGQRKLKFQMFPEFNFSYFCPSYLSYSVICR; encoded by the coding sequence ATCACTAAGACACCCGAAACTGTAACTGATGCAGTGGAATTGCTTCTATCTATTTTGAATAATGAGCAGAAATTAAATATTGCAGCTATGAAGGAAGATGGTCTAATTGATCTGCACTTCGGCTTAGGTATGCGTAACTGGGGGCAGCGTAAACTTAAATTTCAGATGTTTCCAGAATTTAACTTTAGTTATTTTTGCCCCAGTTATTTAAGCTATTCAGTTATTTGCCGGTAA
- the dusA gene encoding tRNA dihydrouridine(20/20a) synthase DusA yields the protein MAHNTSLFATHKFCVAPMLDWSDRHCRYFHRLISKHAVLYTEMVTTGALLNGDIERHLDFTQQERPVALQLGGSAAKDLAVCSKMAQDYGYDEVNLNVGCPSDRVQNGLFGACLMAKPELVAECVAAMRNAVTIPVSVKSRIGIDDQDSYEALVHFIGSVAASGCHTFIIHARKAWLSGLSPKQNREVPPLRYDMVKRLKQDFPDLEIIINGGITSLEQSTDLLQSVDGVMIGREAYHNPYLLADVDGVIYQQSGKLKTRHEIVGAMLPYIQQQLAAGVRLHSITRHMLGLFHGIKGARAWRRHLSEQGPKIGADENVILRALELVQL from the coding sequence ATGGCACATAATACATCTTTATTTGCAACGCATAAATTCTGCGTTGCCCCTATGCTGGACTGGTCAGACAGGCACTGCCGCTATTTTCATCGCTTAATATCTAAGCATGCTGTCTTATATACGGAAATGGTTACGACAGGCGCTTTATTAAATGGTGATATAGAGCGTCATCTTGACTTTACTCAGCAAGAGCGTCCAGTGGCTTTACAATTAGGTGGAAGTGCTGCAAAGGATTTAGCTGTTTGCAGCAAAATGGCACAGGACTATGGGTATGATGAAGTTAATTTAAATGTCGGTTGTCCAAGTGATCGCGTACAAAATGGATTGTTTGGCGCCTGTTTAATGGCTAAACCCGAGTTGGTCGCAGAGTGTGTTGCTGCCATGCGAAACGCTGTGACTATCCCAGTTAGCGTTAAGTCCCGCATTGGAATTGATGATCAAGATTCTTATGAGGCGTTAGTTCATTTTATTGGCAGCGTAGCGGCCAGTGGCTGTCATACCTTTATTATTCATGCACGCAAAGCATGGTTATCAGGGCTTTCTCCTAAACAGAACAGGGAGGTTCCGCCTTTACGTTATGATATGGTAAAGCGGCTTAAGCAGGACTTTCCTGATCTGGAAATAATTATTAATGGCGGAATTACCAGTTTAGAACAATCAACTGACTTATTACAGAGTGTTGATGGCGTCATGATTGGCCGTGAAGCGTATCATAATCCTTATCTTTTAGCCGATGTAGATGGTGTGATTTATCAGCAGTCTGGCAAACTTAAAACACGTCATGAAATAGTGGGTGCAATGCTGCCTTATATACAGCAACAATTAGCAGCCGGCGTCCGGTTACATAGTATAACGCGGCATATGCTGGGTTTGTTTCACGGAATTAAAGGCGCAAGAGCATGGCGCCGTCATCTAAGTGAACAGGGGCCTAAGATAGGGGCAGATGAGAATGTTATTTTGCGGGCATTAGAATTAGTACAACTATGA
- the folE gene encoding GTP cyclohydrolase I FolE, whose amino-acid sequence MEEYYSKIIEAIGEDVTREGLVDTPKRAAKAFRFLNNGYEKTLEEVLNGAIFEADTEDMVIVKDIELYSLCEHHLLPFVGKCHIAYLPQGHVLGLSKLARIVDMYARRLQIQERLTKQIADAVETAVQAKGVAVVVEAKHMCMMMRGVEKQNSVMTTSVMTGIFRDEMSTRAEFLSLINR is encoded by the coding sequence ATGGAAGAGTATTACAGCAAAATTATTGAAGCAATTGGTGAGGATGTGACGCGTGAGGGGTTAGTTGACACTCCTAAACGAGCTGCTAAAGCCTTTCGGTTTTTAAATAATGGCTATGAAAAAACCCTTGAAGAAGTATTAAATGGCGCGATTTTTGAAGCCGATACTGAAGATATGGTGATTGTCAAAGATATTGAGCTGTATTCCTTATGTGAGCATCATTTGTTGCCTTTTGTGGGAAAATGTCATATTGCTTACTTACCCCAAGGCCATGTGTTAGGCTTATCTAAGCTGGCTAGAATTGTCGATATGTATGCCCGACGTTTGCAGATTCAGGAACGGCTAACCAAACAGATTGCCGATGCAGTTGAAACGGCGGTTCAAGCTAAAGGGGTTGCTGTGGTGGTTGAGGCTAAACATATGTGCATGATGATGCGCGGCGTTGAAAAGCAGAATTCGGTCATGACCACCTCTGTAATGACCGGAATTTTTCGTGATGAAATGAGCACCAGAGCCGAGTTTTTAAGTTTAATTAATCGCTAA